The genomic DNA TTCAGCGGAACAGGTCGCTCGCAGTAACTTTTACTGAAAAGATAGCTCTTAGGGAACACGATTTCCAGCAGATTTGGTCCAGAAATTGCTTGTCGAACAGTATTCTTCAGGTGCACACTCAACGTATCCGGAGTCATAGACTTAAGTTGCGTCCAAAACTCCTCCAAAGTCGACTCTGTGAATTCAATCGTTTGAACCGGTGAAGCTGCGGGATTTTCTGCCGAAATTGCGGGAGAAGGCTCCTTGCTAGGCGTCACTTCGTTTTTTTTTACCTGCGCCACTGGGCGTTTCGGAGTCGAAGCTGGTAGCGAAGCAGAAGCCTGTACCGGAGCAGAACCGGGAGTTGCAACCGCAATCGCTTGCCCACTTGCGACCGCCTGAGCGAGATTCGAAATCTGGCTGAGATCTTCAAGAAGCGAAATCCGCACGATTGCCAATTCCACCAGCGCACGACCGTAGTTAACTCGCTGCATCTTTGATTTAGTCTCTGCAAGAATTTGCATCGCTGACGAAATCGTCTGAATGCCCCATTGCTCCGCCTGACGTTTCAGGCTCTCTCGGCTCGAGTCAGAAACTGCCGAAAGCGGAACAGTTTCAGCCCCCGCAGCTGTGATCAACAGGTCTCGAAAGTATGCCAGCAACTGATCACTAAAACTTCCAAGCTGCACTCCTCTGAGAAGTGCTTCATCAATGGATTTTAATGCCGCTGAGGAATTTCGGGCGATCATCAACTCAACGACCTCGATCAGCCGGTCATCCGAAGCGGTTCCCAATAGCTGATGAACGTCTCCGCTCGTAATCCGGTCTCCACCGAATGCGAGGAGTTGATCAAACAACGATTGACTATCACGCATCGACCCCGCAGCCCGCCGAGCCACCAACTCAATCGCCTCGTCGTCAACTTCTCGCTTTTCCGCCGCTGCAATCTGTTTCAGTCGTTCAGCGATACTGCTCTGCGCAATTGTCCCGAAATCAAATCGTTGACACCGCGAGAGAATTGTATCGGGAACCTTGTTAGGCTCTGTGGTGCAAAAGACGAATTTGACATTCGCTGGGGGCTCTTCAAGCGTTTTCAGCAACGCATTAAAGGCCTCTTTGGTCAGCATGTGAACTTCGTCGATGATGTACACTTTGTACGGTGACCGCATCGAACGAACATTCACATTCGCCCGCAACTGGCGAATATCGTCAATACCGCGGTTCGAGGCTCCATCGATCTCCAGGACATCGACATCTTTCCCTTCTCCGATGCTCGCACAGATTTCACAATCATTGCACGGGACACCATCTTTGAGGTTCGGGCAGTTCAAAGCCTTAGCAAAAATTCTCGCAGTGGAAGTTTTTCCGACTCCCCGTGCCCCTGTGAACAGGTACGCATGCGCAACCCGACCACTGCGAATTGCATTTCGAATTGCTTGGCCAACGTGCCCCTGACCGACGACATCTTCAAATGACTGCGGGCGGAAGCGACGTGCGAGAACGGTGTATTGAGTGGTCGATTCAGAAACCATAGGAGTCTCTCGTTTTCAGAATCTGCGTTTAGCAACGCACTCGAAAGTGCGTTGCTAAACCTGTATCGCGCGGTTTTTTCACAAAAAACTAATCGCGAATTTCAAAAATCACTTCGATTTCAACGGCAATCTGGCCCGGCAACGATCCCATCCCGACTGCACTTCGAGCACCGACACCATCTTCGCCAAAGACTTCACGGAACAGTTCACTGCAACCGTTAATGACTGCGGGATGAGTCTCGAAATCGGGAGTCGCGTTGACCATGCCCAGCATTTTGATTGTCCGCACGACTCGATCAAGACTTCCGAGATAGTTTTTCAAAGTTGCGAGAATGGCAACTCCTGTCACGCGGGCAGCATGATTGGCTTCCTCTTCCGTCATTGTGTCGCCAACTTTCCCCTTGATCAGAGTTTTATCCGGAAGCAAAGGACCATGCCCGGAGACATACACGATGTTCCCCACTTGAACGACAGGCTTATAAATGCCACCCGGCTTAGGAATAGGTGGGAATTCAAGTTTGAGTTCTTCGATACGTGCTTCAGCAGACATGTTCTTCCTTTCAAATGTGATTGTCACTCTGGTTGTTGCTCTGATTGTCACCGACAAAAGCAGAAATTGTTCTCCACGGTTCTCGGATCCGCTTGCCTGGTTAACTCTCGGCAAAGAGAGGATGGATGAACAGACAATTTCCAACGAGGAGACTATAATCATCCGGCTGAAATGTTAGCAGTCGTCGCTTTGGAATGCTTGTAACTACAGAATTTCAGAAAAAGACCCAAACATCAATCTTTCAGAATGTGAATCTATCCAGAGACGAACTAACTTGATACGGGATGAATCGAAATAACATGACTGTCTTCTTCAGGCGAGTGTTTTGAGTAATTCTGGACCCAATTTGTTAATCATCGGTGCGAGTACACGAAGCGCGGGATTTTCAGCTCTTCGTGCAGGCTTCAAACCAATCTGCCTTGATATGTTCGCTGACGCCGACCTACAGGCAAACGCCGTCGTTCGGCAGGTGGAAAACTACCCATCCGGGCTCATCGATGCATTGCAAGCACTTCCTCGGCTTCCCCTGCTTTACGTCGGGGGACTTGAAAATCATCCGGAGATTTTGAACGTCGCAGCAGAGTTCCATGATCTCATGGGAAATGGTGCGAAGCAGGTCGAGGCTGCCCGGTCTGCGGACTTACTCGCTGAGGCGATGCGGATCTCACAAGTCGAGACACCTGAGTGGAAAAGCTCATCTGAGCCTCCTGAAACAGACGGAACCTGGCTTCTCCGCCCAATTTTCGGCTGCGGAGGACGAGGCATCACTCGCTGGACTGAAGAAGCGAAGACCTCCCCGACCCTGAACGAGCCACACATCTTCCAGAAACACGTCAGCGGCACTGTCTATTCTGGAGTCTACATCGCCCAGGAAGTTGGCGACGTCCGCTTTGTGGGCCTCACACAACAACTGACCGGCTGCAAAGAAAGCAATGCAGCGGAATTTCAGTGGTCAGGAAATTTCGGACCAGTGGCACTCCCCATTGAGATCGAACACAAAATGCGCCGGGCTGGCAACGTTTTAAAATGGAAAGCGAGCTTAAGAGGCCTCTTTGGCATCGACTTCATCGTGACCGAAGAAAACCGAATCTTCGTCACCGAAGTCAACCCGCGATACCCCGCTTCACTGGAACTGCTCGAGTTCGCCACAGGACAGCCTCTGCTTCCAAGCCACCTTGAATGTTTTGCTGAATTGGATGTCGAGAACAGCTGGACGCCAGACACCGATGGCCCGCTCTTTGGGAAAGCGATTCTCTATTCGCCTCAAAACTTCCAACTGACATCTGACCTGACACCAGAAATCAAAGCTTTCAGCAAATTCCCGAACCTCGCAGATGTTCCCCAGGCGGGGACTTCGTTCAAAACAGGCGAGCCAATCTGCACGACATTTGCCACAGGCCAGTCAGTTCAAGATTGCCGTGAAAAACTGACTCGACAACTGCAGGAACTACAGAGTCGAATCATTCCGGCTTCCAAGGTCGATTAACGGTTGAATTCGTCGCAATGCACTTGCAAATCTCTTTCGAAAACAAGAGGTTATGCAAAGAAGGCCGCTCACCAAACCTCTTCGGTGAAAACTCCCCCTAATACGATCATTCAAACAAACGTATAGTATCTCGAAAGTAATCTCATGAGTGACAAACAACTCCGCGGTGGCATGGTTGGTATCGGGATGATCTTCGATGAAACCTATCGCCCATTTTTCGAATCGGCGCACCAGGACGGAATGTTCGACCGTCGGTTCGGAGATGTAGACGTCCAACTCGCTGCAGTCGGTTCACGAACCGGGAAACGAGCAGAAGCATATCGATCGGTCGCCCCCGAAGGAATGAAAAACTTCTTCAGCGCAACTGGTGAGAACGCTGTTCAAGAGATGGTCGCCCAACAGGACCTTGACTTCGTCTGCGTCGCAACTCCTGATGACCGACACTTCGAAGTCGCGAGAGAAGTTCTCAAAGCGGGCAAACACCTGCTCGTCGAAAAACCATCCGTCCTCGATCTCCATCAAGTCGACGAACTGACAAAGTTAGCTGAAGAAAACAATGTGCTGGCAAAAGTGGTCTACCATAAACTGCTCGACCCAGACCACAAAAAAATGCGAACGCTCGTCCACGACGGCGTCCTGCAACACGTGAATACCGGGTACTGTACCCTGTTAGAACCAAAGCTCATTTCCGGCAGCCAATTTTCAGAATGGATCACCGGTCGTAATCCGGGAACCTATGTCGCAGTCCATTACATCAAACTCATTGACTTCTCTTTTGGTGGAAAACTCAAAACAATCACCGCGACTGGACAACGCGGATTGGTCGGCGATAAAGATGGCACAACCTGGGATAGCGTACAACAACGTCTGATCTACGAATACGACGATGGTCGCGAAGCAGCTTTTGACATTCACACCTCTTGGGTCACTCCGGACAACTTCCCTGGGTACGTTGAACAGGAAGTTCAGTTCCGATTCGACAACGGAGTCTGGAACGGTCATTCACGCAAACGAGGAGTTGAGCTGACCGTCGAAGGAAAAACTCCGATCGAAATGAAGCAGTCGATCAACAACCACTACAACGGAACTTTCGTCGAGCCCTGGGGAACACGTTCTCAGCGAGGTTACGGCATCGAAGTGATCGAATGCTTCGCCCGTGAACTGGCCTACCTGAAATTTGGTGGAGATGCGAACGAAGAAACCAACCGACTTCAGGAACTCCGCAACCTGAACTACAACGACCTCTCAGCAGACCGACAAGTTGTTGCCGCAGTTCACGCACTGGAAGTCATTCTCGAAAGAGCAGCCCAAGGAGAACCGGACGGTGTTGTTCGCGTCAATGATGACAACGGCGGACTGGTTCTATACCTCCCCGGAAAAGCAGACCCAGAAGTCCTGTATGCTCCTGAAGTCTAGAGCATTTTTCGAATTGGTTTGCAGGATCTGCCTCGTGGCGAACAGCACTTTTACTAGAGAAATGCGTTCTTCACGGGCACACGGTAGAGCAAACTGCTCTAACAACCCATTCGTAACAACAAGCGTCATGCGTTCGAGCAAGTCAGACACTGCATGTGAATCCGTCATTCTTCAGGCGAGTCACCCTTTCCCCGAACGACAATTGCGAACGGCTTGAGTTCGATTTCAAGGCCTTGCGACGAAGCCAGTTCCTCAAAGAGCCCCTTCAGAGTGGTCTCTTCGGCTACGAGTGTTGATTCTCGATCCATTGTCGCCTCATCCAAAGCTGAAAGATCCATCGGCACCCCGGAAATTTCCTGCAACTCACTCAGAATCACCCGCAATGGTTTCGGCTGCTCGAGCCTGTATGAGCGAATTTTTTGAGACAGCGACTCTTCAATATCGAACGGCGGAGGGTCTTCAGCCAACATCGGTTCAATCGGAAGGTCCGCTTCCGGGTCCTTCTTTTCAACCGGACCTTGAGCAACCGCAACCTCACTCTTCATTGTGAGTGGATCACCCTCCATTTCCAGTGAGAGTGTGAGTCCATCTGCCATCGCTGCCATTCGACGAACGATGATAGGCGAAGTCTTCTGCGAAAGCGTCCGCACACTGCCGTCTGCCATCAGAACCTGCATCGAATCTGGCTGACCAGTCCCCATGCCATCAGGACCATTGATGTACGGTTCCGCAGTAAAACCTCGGAGTGTCGCAGGACCGGGCCTTGCCCAGGAACCGTAGTCCGCCTGCACCCCAACCAGCATCATCGTATTTGCTGTCCCATCAAGAACATCGGCGATCGTCGTCTCACGATACGGACTGAAGATACCCGCTCGAGGATGCCGCAAAGGGAGCTTCTCCGATTCAACTCCCACGCCAGTCACACCCGCAAAGTGAGTCGTTGGATATCGATCATCCCCAGCCAGCTGATTGATTTCAGGGTTTTGAAACTGTTCCAGTCGCCTGCGCACAAACGCATCATTGACGGGATCATCCCAAGCACGGCGCTGCGCCATTAAAGATCCATCCCGTTCGGCGGTCCGCATCACCTCAGCCACCCAGCTGAAACGAGCAGGTTCGCCATCAACTTCAAGCATTTTCCCATTCGGATAAACACCATTTTGCTGACGATACTCTTGAACGAGCCCGTGAATTACCTTGAGACGCTGGGCAATAGAGAGTTCTCCTTCAACGGGAGGAACATCTTCGTCCGGCGCTGGCGAACCCTCCCCGCTTGCGTCTGGAGAATCCTCAACAAGCTCGTTTTTCTCGGTGACTCCATCCGGTGAATCAGACTCAGAAAGTACCGGGGCCGAATTATTACTCATTGCAAAGTAAATCAAAACTGCCGCAACGAGAGTCCCTAAAACTCCGAACAGAAGTCGGAAGCTCGCAGGTGACTGAACAGATGCCGGAACCGGAAGTGCCTCAGTTTCCAGAGAAACATTCAGCAGTTGCCCCTGCTCTATGTGAAGGTGCAACTTCGCTGCACAGCTTGGACACGGAATCGTTCGATCCCGAGGACCAAGATCCTTCATTCGCAACGGAGAAGAACATTGAGGGCAATGAAAAGAGATCACAAAAGCTGCCTTCTAGAGCAAATCCAATATTGGTCTTTACGTTCTGCTTCAGCCGTGTTGAAAATACTGTATGCGTTCTACCTCGTGGTCGAAAGTTTTCTCTGAGTGAAAGATTTTATTCGCGAGCACGACAAACGTTGAGAATGCTCTACACAGTCTGAGGAAGCTGGAGTGAATCCAGGATCCGTTCACAGGCTTCGGATTTGTTCAAAACATAGAAATGAATACCACGGACGCCTGAATCGACCAGTTCCTGACACTGCTGAATCGCAAATTCAACACCGATTTCAAACTGAGCTTCCTGGTCATCCTGCACAGCTTCCAACTTCGCCGCAAGTTCTTCAGGAATGACAGCACCGCACATACTGGTAATTCTTTTGATGCGAGCAAACTCCGTAATGGGCATGATTCCTGCCACGAGAGGGACGGATACATTTCGTTTTTCGATCTCGTCACGAAAGCGAAAGAAGTTCGCATTGTTGAAAAAGAGCTGAGTGAAAATTGCGTCCGCTCCAGCATCAACTTTTCGGACAAGATTAACAAGATCCGTCTCTGCGTCGGGGGCTTCGGGATGTTTCTCGGGATAGCCTGCAACTCCAATTCCAAGCCCCGGGTGATGCTCACGGATGAGAGAGACAAGCTCATTCG from Thalassoglobus polymorphus includes the following:
- the metF gene encoding methylenetetrahydrofolate reductase [NAD(P)H], which gives rise to MRIKEIYAAKSFGLSFEIFPPKTEKGDQLLIDHLSRLATHSPDFISCTYGAGGTTQDRTIELCEMIQSKFDLPATAHFTCVGSTQEQLRDWLTKANSRGIQNIMALRGDAPAGTDSFEAVEGGLRYANELVSLIREHHPGLGIGVAGYPEKHPEAPDAETDLVNLVRKVDAGADAIFTQLFFNNANFFRFRDEIEKRNVSVPLVAGIMPITEFARIKRITSMCGAVIPEELAAKLEAVQDDQEAQFEIGVEFAIQQCQELVDSGVRGIHFYVLNKSEACERILDSLQLPQTV
- the dnaX gene encoding DNA polymerase III subunit gamma/tau, giving the protein MVSESTTQYTVLARRFRPQSFEDVVGQGHVGQAIRNAIRSGRVAHAYLFTGARGVGKTSTARIFAKALNCPNLKDGVPCNDCEICASIGEGKDVDVLEIDGASNRGIDDIRQLRANVNVRSMRSPYKVYIIDEVHMLTKEAFNALLKTLEEPPANVKFVFCTTEPNKVPDTILSRCQRFDFGTIAQSSIAERLKQIAAAEKREVDDEAIELVARRAAGSMRDSQSLFDQLLAFGGDRITSGDVHQLLGTASDDRLIEVVELMIARNSSAALKSIDEALLRGVQLGSFSDQLLAYFRDLLITAAGAETVPLSAVSDSSRESLKRQAEQWGIQTISSAMQILAETKSKMQRVNYGRALVELAIVRISLLEDLSQISNLAQAVASGQAIAVATPGSAPVQASASLPASTPKRPVAQVKKNEVTPSKEPSPAISAENPAASPVQTIEFTESTLEEFWTQLKSMTPDTLSVHLKNTVRQAISGPNLLEIVFPKSYLFSKSYCERPVPLKQLEELATQLAGKTIECRFEVDETTQVKVPKPSVPVAPVVERRSPSSVDKDDFVQEAVAIFGGQVVEVRPVYSNIKSTEDEDPEG
- a CDS encoding Gfo/Idh/MocA family protein, translating into MSDKQLRGGMVGIGMIFDETYRPFFESAHQDGMFDRRFGDVDVQLAAVGSRTGKRAEAYRSVAPEGMKNFFSATGENAVQEMVAQQDLDFVCVATPDDRHFEVAREVLKAGKHLLVEKPSVLDLHQVDELTKLAEENNVLAKVVYHKLLDPDHKKMRTLVHDGVLQHVNTGYCTLLEPKLISGSQFSEWITGRNPGTYVAVHYIKLIDFSFGGKLKTITATGQRGLVGDKDGTTWDSVQQRLIYEYDDGREAAFDIHTSWVTPDNFPGYVEQEVQFRFDNGVWNGHSRKRGVELTVEGKTPIEMKQSINNHYNGTFVEPWGTRSQRGYGIEVIECFARELAYLKFGGDANEETNRLQELRNLNYNDLSADRQVVAAVHALEVILERAAQGEPDGVVRVNDDNGGLVLYLPGKADPEVLYAPEV
- a CDS encoding RidA family protein gives rise to the protein MSAEARIEELKLEFPPIPKPGGIYKPVVQVGNIVYVSGHGPLLPDKTLIKGKVGDTMTEEEANHAARVTGVAILATLKNYLGSLDRVVRTIKMLGMVNATPDFETHPAVINGCSELFREVFGEDGVGARSAVGMGSLPGQIAVEIEVIFEIRD
- a CDS encoding ATP-grasp domain-containing protein — translated: MSNSGPNLLIIGASTRSAGFSALRAGFKPICLDMFADADLQANAVVRQVENYPSGLIDALQALPRLPLLYVGGLENHPEILNVAAEFHDLMGNGAKQVEAARSADLLAEAMRISQVETPEWKSSSEPPETDGTWLLRPIFGCGGRGITRWTEEAKTSPTLNEPHIFQKHVSGTVYSGVYIAQEVGDVRFVGLTQQLTGCKESNAAEFQWSGNFGPVALPIEIEHKMRRAGNVLKWKASLRGLFGIDFIVTEENRIFVTEVNPRYPASLELLEFATGQPLLPSHLECFAELDVENSWTPDTDGPLFGKAILYSPQNFQLTSDLTPEIKAFSKFPNLADVPQAGTSFKTGEPICTTFATGQSVQDCREKLTRQLQELQSRIIPASKVD